The following coding sequences lie in one Rhinolophus ferrumequinum isolate MPI-CBG mRhiFer1 chromosome 16, mRhiFer1_v1.p, whole genome shotgun sequence genomic window:
- the ASAH2 gene encoding neutral ceramidase isoform X3, whose amino-acid sequence MKQHLQSMDHTLCLLTSSSSESLLRPLLRIVDRPPIGKNFGDVLQPPNPKYRVGEVVEVTFVGANPKNSAENRTHQTFLTVEKYESISTTWQIVHNDASWETRFNWHKGLLGRSNATIEWHIPDTAQPGIYRIRYFGHNRKQDFLKPAVILPFESTSSTFEVVTT is encoded by the exons ATGAAGCAGCATCTACAATCTATGGACCACACACTCTGTCTGCTTACATCCAGCTCTTCAGAGTCCTTGCTAAGGCCATTGCTACG TATTGTGGATAGACCACCAATAGGCAAGAATTTTGGGGATGTCCTACAGCCCCCAAATCCTAAATACAGAGTG GGAGAAGTTGTTGAAGTTACATTTGTTGGTGCTAACCCAAAGAATTCAGCAGAAAACCGG ACCCATCAGACTTTCCTCACCGTGGAGAAATATGAGAGCATTTCCACAACGTGGCAGATAGTGCATAATGATGCCTCCTGGGAGACTCG TTTCAATTGGCACAAGGGACTCCTGGGTCGTAGCAATGCAACGATAGAATGGCATATTCCAGATACTGCCCAGCCTGGAATCTACAGAATAAGATACTTTGGACACAATCGGAAGCAGGACTTCCTCAAGCCTGCTGTCATACTTCCATTTGAAAGCACTTCCTCCACTTTTGAAGTTGTAACTACTTAG